One stretch of Excalfactoria chinensis isolate bCotChi1 chromosome 2, bCotChi1.hap2, whole genome shotgun sequence DNA includes these proteins:
- the TBC1D7 gene encoding TBC1 domain family member 7 isoform X2 has product MTDIEKLCTFSQRFPLPSMYRILVWKVLLGIIPPHHKSHALVMNYRKEQYWDIHHALHVIRFIDDSTPQVDVFLRIHQLESGKLPRNLAYPLEPEDEVFLAIAKAMEEMVEDPIECYWLVSCFVNQLNSKHRDSLQQLPKVLEQYLNIEDSRLLMHLKTCAAVSKLPYDLWFKKCFAGCLPESSLQRVWDKVISGSCKILAFVALEILLTFKMKIIALTTAEKITQFLENIPQENTDAIVSKAVDLWRTHCGTPAHSA; this is encoded by the exons ATGACCG ATATTGAGAAGCTTTGCACCTTCAGTCAGAGGTTCCCTCTCCCATCCATGTATCGTATACTGGTGTGGAAGGTTCTTTTAG gaATTATTCCTCCTCACCATAAATCTCATGCTTTGGTGATGAACTACCGAAAGGAGCAGTACTGGGATATCCACCATGCCCTTCATGTAATCCGTTTTATCGATGACTCTACCCCACAGGTAGATGTTTTCCTCCGCATACATCAACTGGAATCAGGAAAATTGCCTCGAAACTTGGCTTATCCTTTG GAACCAGAAGATGAAGTGTTTCTTGCAATTGCTAAAGCAATGGAGGAAATGGTGGAGGATCCTATAGAATGCTATTGGCTCGTCAGTTGCTTTGTGAATCAGCTtaacagcaagcacagagatTCTTTGCAACAACTA cCAAAAGTTCTGGAGCAGTATTTGAACATTGAAGATAGTAGGCTTCTGATGCATCTGAAGACATGTGCTGCAGTGAGCAAGCTCCCTTATGATCTTTGGTTTAAGAAGTGCTTTGCAGGCTGTTTACCTGAGTCCAGTTTGCAGAG GGTCTGGGACAAAGTAATCAGTGGATCCTGCAAAATTCTTGCTTTTGTTGCTTTGGAGATATTGTTAAcctttaaaatgaagataatCGCACTGACCACTGCAGAAAAGATCACCCAGTTTTTGGAGAAT ATTCCTCAAGAGAACACTGACGCTATTGTCAGCAAAGCTGTAGATCTGTGGCGCACACACTGTGGGACTCCAGCACACTCGGCCTGA
- the TBC1D7 gene encoding TBC1 domain family member 7 isoform X1 translates to MADDSQRNFRSVYYEKVGFRGVEEKKSLEILLKDDRLDIEKLCTFSQRFPLPSMYRILVWKVLLGIIPPHHKSHALVMNYRKEQYWDIHHALHVIRFIDDSTPQVDVFLRIHQLESGKLPRNLAYPLEPEDEVFLAIAKAMEEMVEDPIECYWLVSCFVNQLNSKHRDSLQQLPKVLEQYLNIEDSRLLMHLKTCAAVSKLPYDLWFKKCFAGCLPESSLQRVWDKVISGSCKILAFVALEILLTFKMKIIALTTAEKITQFLENIPQENTDAIVSKAVDLWRTHCGTPAHSA, encoded by the exons ATGGCCGATGACTCTCAAAGAAACTTCCGCTCGGTCTATTATGAAAAAGTGGGGTTTCGTGGAGTTGAAGAAAAGAAGTCACTGGAAATTTTGTTAAAAGATGACCGGTTGG ATATTGAGAAGCTTTGCACCTTCAGTCAGAGGTTCCCTCTCCCATCCATGTATCGTATACTGGTGTGGAAGGTTCTTTTAG gaATTATTCCTCCTCACCATAAATCTCATGCTTTGGTGATGAACTACCGAAAGGAGCAGTACTGGGATATCCACCATGCCCTTCATGTAATCCGTTTTATCGATGACTCTACCCCACAGGTAGATGTTTTCCTCCGCATACATCAACTGGAATCAGGAAAATTGCCTCGAAACTTGGCTTATCCTTTG GAACCAGAAGATGAAGTGTTTCTTGCAATTGCTAAAGCAATGGAGGAAATGGTGGAGGATCCTATAGAATGCTATTGGCTCGTCAGTTGCTTTGTGAATCAGCTtaacagcaagcacagagatTCTTTGCAACAACTA cCAAAAGTTCTGGAGCAGTATTTGAACATTGAAGATAGTAGGCTTCTGATGCATCTGAAGACATGTGCTGCAGTGAGCAAGCTCCCTTATGATCTTTGGTTTAAGAAGTGCTTTGCAGGCTGTTTACCTGAGTCCAGTTTGCAGAG GGTCTGGGACAAAGTAATCAGTGGATCCTGCAAAATTCTTGCTTTTGTTGCTTTGGAGATATTGTTAAcctttaaaatgaagataatCGCACTGACCACTGCAGAAAAGATCACCCAGTTTTTGGAGAAT ATTCCTCAAGAGAACACTGACGCTATTGTCAGCAAAGCTGTAGATCTGTGGCGCACACACTGTGGGACTCCAGCACACTCGGCCTGA